A window of Tautonia plasticadhaerens contains these coding sequences:
- the aroF gene encoding 3-deoxy-7-phosphoheptulonate synthase, whose translation MIIVLKPQPSPEQIQHVLERIEELGFTPHLSQGVSRTIIGVIGDERKLQATPLQAISGVEQVIPVLKPFKLASKEFRPDPSVFEVKGIRIGGGHLAVIAGPCAIEGEEIFFEIAEAVRAAGANVLRGGAFKPRTSPYSFQGLGEEGLKILKAAGDRFAMPTVTEVMDPRQIDLVCRYADILQIGARNMQNFDLLKEIGRTDKLVMLKRGMSATVKDLLMSAEYILSQGNHKVILCERGVRSFEDSTRNMMDLSAIPNAQGQSHLPIIADPSHATGRPDLIPAMARASIAAGADGVHVEVHTCPEQALSDGPQALLPEPFAALVDDLRRLAEVLGRTIDSCEGVAV comes from the coding sequence ATGATCATCGTCCTGAAGCCGCAGCCGTCCCCGGAGCAGATCCAGCACGTCCTGGAGCGGATCGAGGAGCTGGGCTTCACCCCCCACCTGAGCCAGGGGGTCTCCCGGACGATCATCGGGGTGATCGGCGACGAGCGGAAGCTGCAGGCGACCCCGTTGCAAGCCATCAGCGGCGTCGAGCAGGTCATCCCCGTGCTCAAGCCGTTCAAGCTCGCCAGCAAGGAATTCCGGCCCGACCCCTCGGTCTTCGAGGTCAAGGGGATCCGCATCGGCGGCGGCCACCTGGCCGTGATCGCCGGCCCCTGCGCGATCGAGGGGGAGGAGATCTTCTTCGAGATCGCCGAGGCCGTCCGGGCCGCCGGGGCCAACGTCCTCCGGGGAGGCGCCTTCAAGCCCCGGACCAGCCCCTACAGCTTCCAGGGGCTCGGCGAGGAGGGCTTGAAGATCCTCAAGGCCGCCGGCGACCGCTTCGCCATGCCCACGGTCACCGAGGTCATGGATCCTCGCCAGATCGACCTGGTCTGCCGGTACGCCGACATCCTCCAGATCGGCGCCCGCAACATGCAGAACTTCGACCTTCTCAAGGAGATCGGCCGCACCGACAAGCTCGTCATGTTGAAGCGGGGCATGAGTGCCACGGTCAAGGACCTGCTCATGTCGGCCGAGTACATCCTCTCCCAGGGCAACCACAAGGTCATCCTCTGCGAGCGGGGGGTCCGCAGCTTCGAGGACTCGACCCGCAACATGATGGACCTCTCGGCGATCCCGAACGCCCAGGGGCAGAGCCACCTGCCGATCATCGCCGACCCGAGTCACGCGACCGGACGGCCGGACCTGATCCCGGCGATGGCCCGGGCCTCGATCGCCGCCGGGGCCGACGGGGTCCACGTCGAGGTGCACACCTGTCCCGAGCAGGCCCTCTCCGACGGCCCCCAGGCCCTGCTGCCCGAGCCCTTCGCCGCCCTCGTCGACGACCTCCGGCGGCTCGCCGAGGTGCTCGGCCGCACGATCGACTCCTGCGAAGGGGTCGCCGTCTGA